In Methanobacterium sp., the DNA window ACTTAAAAAATACAATAAAAACAGTATGGATTTTGTAGTTAGAGAAGTAAGGGAAAATATAAAAAATGGAACACTTAGAAATTTAGTTGAAGAGCGATGTTGCACTTCTCCCGAGGCCATGTCCACGCTAAGACTACTTGATAAGAAATATCCTGATTTTTTAGAGAAATATATGCCTTTATATTAGAGTTTAAATAAGTAAGATTATTATTTAACTGTAATGACTACATAATGATGTTTTCCTACTTCTTCCACATTTTTAAAAGTCAAATGATACTTTTCAATTATTTCTCTAACATTTTTTGGATTTATTTTAATTTTCATTGGAGGACCTGGTGTATTTTCAATCTTTTTAAATTCAACAACTGCAAAAATACCTTCTGGTCTTAATATTCTCCTAATTTCACTCATTACCTTATCTAAGTTATCATTTTCTACGAAGCCGTGTAAAACATTGGCCATGTAGCATATATCTACTGTTTCATCTTTTATGGGGATTTTTTTGCTTATATCTGCAATAATGGGCTCTATATTGCTGATTTCGCTGTTTTGAATTTCTTTTTTTAAAATATTCATGGATTCTTCCCAAACATCCACTGCGTATACTTTCCCTTTTTCTCCAACAATTTTTGATGCGGCAAGGGACATGTAGCCGTCTCCAGAACCTGCGTCTAAAAATATATCTCCTTTTTTAAGTCCAATTGCATTTAAAACCTTTTTTGAATCTAAAATATCTTTACTAGATTTGCCATGATGAAAATGTTTTCCTGTCATTTTAACTCCTCTTTAATGTCTATTTATTTGTGGTTTAAATCATTTAAACACTTTTGAAAAGTATATTTTACAATTTTATTTAAAATATCTTGCAATACTCAAAATACTTGAATAAGAATTAACATAATATAAGTAACATCGAGGTGGATAAAAATGATTGAGAAACTTGAAGTAAGTTTAATCAATGAAAATGTGCATAATTTTAAAAAAGGGGAGTTTGGAGTGGAAAAAATTGAGATAGACCAGGATAAAGGTTTAATTGAGATAATATACGCACCTAAAGAGGATGGAATTAAAAAAGTCATAATACCTCTACAGAACATTGAAAAAGTAGATTTCACCGAAAAAGAGGATATATTAGATAAATTAACTGAATAAAAAGATTATAACTTTTATTTTAATTTTAGATTAAAATTGGAGATAATTAGTTATAATTAATTCTTTAATTTCTCCCCTTTTTGAAGCATCACAATTAATATTCCGTTTTGCAGTGATCCTCTCTATATTATAATTGTTATAGAGATTATCAAAGAATTCATCATGAATATCTTGATTTTTAGGATCAGAATTACTAAGCATCAAATATGCGCCTTGTTCATCAGTTATTTTGAAAAATTGAGCTAATCTTGTTTGATCTTCATCATTAAATCCATTTTTTGCATAGCTTGTAAAATTAGATGTTTTGTTTAATGGCCGATATGGAGGATCAAGATAAATAAAGCTTTCTTTTTCTATATAGTTGCAGGCTTCAGTAAAATCTCCACAAAAAACTTCTGTATCTTGCAATGCTTCATATATTCCTATAATATTCTTTTTACTGTGAATTTTAGGATTTTTATAACGTCCAAATGGTACATTGAATTCTCCTTTTTGATTTTGACGGAAAAGACCATTAAAACATGTTTTATTTAAAAAAATTAGAAAGCTGGTTCTTTTAACCCATTCATCACTATAATTGACATAATCAAAACCATCCATCTGTCGGTTATATTCGTTTCTAATTTTGTAGTAGTATTCTTTTCGTTTATCCTCTGATTTTTGAAGGTGTTTATCCTCTATTTCACTTAATTTATCCATTAACCCTTTATGATTTATTTGCAGGGTTTTATAGGCAATTACAAGTTCTTTATTAATGTCAAAGAGATAAGATTCTTCAATGTTATAATCTCTTTTTAAATGGAAAAATAACGCTCCGCCACCAACAAATGGCTCAATATACCTTTTAATTCTTTTAGTTCTAATTATTTTTGGAGGGAACCGTTTTTCCAGTTCATTTAGTAGTTGTGTTTTCCCGCCAGCCCATTTTATAAATGGTTTGGCAGTAACAGGCTCTACTTTAGAATTTTTATCCATTTTTTATCCCAAAACCATTTATTATAATTCGTCAAGAAGGTTTTCTGGTGCTCCACAGATTTTAACTAGATACTCTGCTTCCATAAAATGTAAATCTCCAGGGATAATCAGACAATGCAACGGACCGCCAAAATCTTCCATAATAAGCTTTTTTACAGTATCTGCACGCACCAATGGTTTGATTGAGCCAGCACGTGCAAGCGCAACAGCTAATGAGTCTTCTGTCACTATTTCTTCACCAAGCTCTTTTTCAACCTTTAAAAGATATTCCAATCCCTGATTTACAGTCATATATCTATCTGCATCGGCGCGAATGTCTAAAAGCACCAGTGTATGGGCTTTTAATTTTTTATTTGCTTTTATGGCATGGTAGGGGGAATGCGGAAAATAATTTTCCTCCGTAAAAGGTATTGTAGTTACTTTTCCAAATTTGTAAGCTTGAAGACCAGCTAAACCTGGAGCTGCTGATAAAATAGAAGAGGAATGGATAACTCGTGTTTCAATATTCCATTTTTTAGCTTCTATCATCATATCCGTATGCGTTGTTGCAATTAAAGGATCTCCTGCAGCTAAAAATGCAACATCTTTTTTCATAGCTGCATTTAAAGGTATGTTAAATTCTTCTACCTCTTCTCTGGTTAAAACGCTAATTTCTTTACTTATTATATCTTCAACAGCAGATAATGTTGTTCCAAATAAATTTGCAGTGTAAAACTCGGCATAAATATCATCAACTTTTTTAAGGGCTTCAATTCCCTTTAAAGAAATGTCTTTTTCATCATAAAGTCCCAAACCAATAAAATAAAGCATAAAACCACTCCTACACTCCATATATAACATTATTTAATTAAATAAAACATTTAATTTACCTTTAGGTACCTGTTTTAAATATTATTTTTTAACAATGATTATATTTTAATCTTGATAATATTTAGATATATTAGTTAAAATCTGGTTTATGAGGATATTTATGATTGGCCTAAAAATTCCAAAAGATATAGCAAATGATGTGCGTAAATCATTATTAAAAAATTCATTAATTAATCTTGATTTTAAAATAGAGCGTGAAAAGGATTATGTTATTATTCCACTTTTAAATGAGCCTAAAATGGATTTATTTAGTGAAATTTGTCAGGATAAATGTGAAATTATTGATACTGACTTTGAAATGCAAAAAAGAAGTCCAAGAAGTCTAAAGGAGTATCTGGAAGGTAAAATTGACCCTAAAAAAATTGAAGAAATCAGGGGATCCTTTGATATAATTGGGGATATTGTTATTTTAGAGATCCCTGAAGATTTAGATGAATATAAACACTTGATTGGAGAGGCTGCGCTTAAATTCACGGGAAGAAAGGCAGTTTTTAAAAAGCAAAGCGAAATAAAGGGAATTATAAGAACAAGAGACTTAGAACACATTGCAGGAGAAGATATATCAGAAACTGTTCACCAGGAATTTGGATGTAAATTGATGCTTGATGTTAAAAAAGTTTATTTTAGCCCTCGGCTTGCAACTGAGCGAAAAAGAGTAGCTGATCAAGTTCAAGATGGTGAAATAATAGTTGATATGTTTGCAGGGGTTGCTCCGTTTCCTGTGCTTATTGCAAAAAATCATAATGTTAAGATTTATGCAATTGACATAAATAATGATGCTTATGAATATATTAAACGAAATATGGAGCTTAATAAAGTTTCAGATAAAATAATTCCAATTTCAGGTGACGTAAGAGAAGTTTTAGGTGATAAAAATATTCGGGCAGATCGTATTATAATGAACTTACCTGGAACTGCCTATGAATTTTTAGATTCAGCTATAGAAACTGTCAACGAGGGAGGAATTGTTCATTACTATGAATTTTCAGATGATTTCCAAAAACCGGTTGAAAGAATTAAAATAGCAGCTTATCCTCGGAAAATTGAAGTTTTAGGTAAAAGAAAAGTAAGATCAAGAAGCCCGGGTATGTGGCATATGGGAATTGATGCAAGAATATTTTAAA includes these proteins:
- a CDS encoding methyltransferase domain-containing protein; the protein is MTGKHFHHGKSSKDILDSKKVLNAIGLKKGDIFLDAGSGDGYMSLAASKIVGEKGKVYAVDVWEESMNILKKEIQNSEISNIEPIIADISKKIPIKDETVDICYMANVLHGFVENDNLDKVMSEIRRILRPEGIFAVVEFKKIENTPGPPMKIKINPKNVREIIEKYHLTFKNVEEVGKHHYVVITVK
- a CDS encoding DNA adenine methylase yields the protein MDKNSKVEPVTAKPFIKWAGGKTQLLNELEKRFPPKIIRTKRIKRYIEPFVGGGALFFHLKRDYNIEESYLFDINKELVIAYKTLQINHKGLMDKLSEIEDKHLQKSEDKRKEYYYKIRNEYNRQMDGFDYVNYSDEWVKRTSFLIFLNKTCFNGLFRQNQKGEFNVPFGRYKNPKIHSKKNIIGIYEALQDTEVFCGDFTEACNYIEKESFIYLDPPYRPLNKTSNFTSYAKNGFNDEDQTRLAQFFKITDEQGAYLMLSNSDPKNQDIHDEFFDNLYNNYNIERITAKRNINCDASKRGEIKELIITNYLQF
- a CDS encoding diphthine synthase, whose product is MECRSGFMLYFIGLGLYDEKDISLKGIEALKKVDDIYAEFYTANLFGTTLSAVEDIISKEISVLTREEVEEFNIPLNAAMKKDVAFLAAGDPLIATTHTDMMIEAKKWNIETRVIHSSSILSAAPGLAGLQAYKFGKVTTIPFTEENYFPHSPYHAIKANKKLKAHTLVLLDIRADADRYMTVNQGLEYLLKVEKELGEEIVTEDSLAVALARAGSIKPLVRADTVKKLIMEDFGGPLHCLIIPGDLHFMEAEYLVKICGAPENLLDEL
- a CDS encoding class I SAM-dependent methyltransferase family protein → MIGLKIPKDIANDVRKSLLKNSLINLDFKIEREKDYVIIPLLNEPKMDLFSEICQDKCEIIDTDFEMQKRSPRSLKEYLEGKIDPKKIEEIRGSFDIIGDIVILEIPEDLDEYKHLIGEAALKFTGRKAVFKKQSEIKGIIRTRDLEHIAGEDISETVHQEFGCKLMLDVKKVYFSPRLATERKRVADQVQDGEIIVDMFAGVAPFPVLIAKNHNVKIYAIDINNDAYEYIKRNMELNKVSDKIIPISGDVREVLGDKNIRADRIIMNLPGTAYEFLDSAIETVNEGGIVHYYEFSDDFQKPVERIKIAAYPRKIEVLGKRKVRSRSPGMWHMGIDARIF